In Phragmitibacter flavus, the following are encoded in one genomic region:
- a CDS encoding BatA domain-containing protein, translating to MTFLQPLLLWALPLAALPILIHLIHLHRRRTIPWAAMMFLFAAQKMNKGFTRLRQWLILALRTLAVLALLFMIARPLAGGWLGLTGGSPDTVLILLDRSASMEQINPLTGSSKRHTGLQKLAAAMQETYRDRSQLILIDSATLTPIPLTKAAQLPDLPQTAATSTTADLPSLLQAALDHITTNQTGRTDLWILSDLQSSDWDPSSGRWENLRTAFATLPGLRFHLLAYPQPAQNNLSITLENLTRRQSTDKAELLLDLRIARHDTSTNLNPIELPLRFVINGTATTTTVTLKEQQRELLLQGHNIPLDQQTTRGWGRIELPNDTQPADNIAHFAFDQPPVLHSVIITDTPEETAPLQAILTAPADPLRRYSAQTFPSTRSAEIDWETTALIVWQSPLPAADTLIAKQLQNHLAAGHTLLFLPPESEIETSTTPFLNLTWGPWQTSPTHQTQSVEWWRTDTGPLANTRDGKALPLGELEILRHRQLLGESATPFARLANQHPLLLRANTDQTQNHHAWFLTTLPGSGSSTLARDGVNLFALLHRLLNDGARTLGKTQQRIASLTALGDEPLTPWTPLSPTIPITPPYAIHDGIYTSTDRLIALNRPPAEDHYTPLPNSTLDELFKDLDHRRIEDNLENQSSLTSEIWRTLLFVMALFLIAEALLCLPQKEKATKPIPA from the coding sequence ATGACCTTTCTCCAACCTCTCCTCCTCTGGGCCCTCCCCCTTGCCGCGCTGCCCATCCTCATCCACCTCATCCATCTCCATCGCCGCCGCACCATCCCGTGGGCCGCGATGATGTTCCTCTTCGCCGCCCAGAAGATGAACAAAGGCTTCACCCGCCTGCGTCAGTGGCTCATCCTCGCCCTGCGCACGCTCGCCGTTCTCGCGCTTCTTTTCATGATCGCCCGCCCCCTCGCCGGTGGCTGGCTCGGCCTCACCGGCGGCAGTCCCGATACCGTCCTCATCCTGCTCGACCGCTCCGCCAGCATGGAACAAATCAACCCCCTCACCGGCAGCAGCAAACGCCACACCGGCCTGCAAAAACTTGCCGCCGCCATGCAGGAAACCTATCGCGACCGCTCCCAACTCATCCTCATCGACAGCGCCACCCTCACTCCCATCCCCCTCACCAAAGCCGCCCAACTTCCCGATCTCCCCCAAACCGCCGCCACCAGCACCACCGCCGACCTCCCCTCCCTCCTCCAGGCCGCCCTCGACCACATCACCACCAACCAAACCGGCCGCACCGACCTCTGGATTCTCTCCGACCTGCAATCGTCCGACTGGGACCCGTCCAGCGGCCGATGGGAAAACCTCCGAACCGCCTTCGCCACCCTCCCCGGCCTCCGCTTCCACCTTCTCGCTTATCCCCAACCCGCCCAAAACAACCTCTCCATCACCCTCGAAAACCTCACCCGACGCCAGTCCACCGACAAAGCCGAACTCCTTCTCGACCTCCGCATCGCCCGCCACGACACCTCCACCAACCTCAACCCTATCGAACTCCCCCTCCGCTTCGTCATCAACGGCACCGCCACCACCACCACCGTCACCCTCAAAGAACAACAACGCGAACTCCTCCTCCAGGGCCACAACATCCCCCTCGACCAGCAAACCACCCGCGGCTGGGGCCGCATTGAACTCCCCAACGACACCCAACCCGCCGACAACATCGCTCATTTCGCCTTCGACCAGCCCCCCGTTCTCCATTCCGTCATCATCACCGACACCCCCGAAGAAACCGCCCCACTCCAGGCCATCCTCACCGCTCCCGCCGATCCCCTCCGCCGCTACAGCGCCCAAACTTTTCCCTCCACCCGCAGCGCCGAAATCGACTGGGAAACCACCGCCCTCATCGTCTGGCAATCCCCCCTCCCCGCCGCTGACACCCTCATCGCCAAACAACTCCAAAACCACCTCGCCGCCGGTCACACTCTCCTCTTCCTCCCTCCGGAATCAGAAATCGAAACCAGCACCACTCCATTCCTCAACCTCACCTGGGGCCCCTGGCAAACCTCTCCCACCCATCAAACCCAATCCGTCGAATGGTGGCGCACCGACACCGGCCCACTGGCAAACACCCGCGACGGCAAAGCCCTCCCGCTCGGCGAACTCGAAATCCTCCGCCATCGACAGCTCCTCGGCGAATCCGCCACCCCCTTTGCCCGCCTCGCCAACCAGCACCCTCTCCTCCTCCGCGCCAACACCGATCAAACCCAAAATCACCACGCCTGGTTCCTCACCACCCTTCCCGGCTCTGGCAGTTCCACCCTCGCCCGCGATGGGGTCAACCTCTTCGCCCTCCTTCACCGACTCCTCAACGACGGCGCCCGCACCCTCGGCAAAACCCAGCAACGCATCGCCTCCCTCACCGCCCTTGGCGACGAACCCCTCACCCCCTGGACCCCTCTCTCACCCACCATCCCCATCACCCCACCCTACGCGATTCACGACGGCATTTACACCTCCACCGACCGCCTCATCGCCCTCAACCGACCTCCCGCCGAAGACCACTACACGCCCCTTCCCAACTCCACCCTCGACGAACTCTTCAAAGACCTCGACCACCGCCGCATCGAAGACAACCTCGAAAACCAGAGCAGCCTCACCAGCGAAATCTGGCGCACCCTTCTTTTCGTCATGGCCCTCTTCCTCATCGCCGAAGCCCTCCTCTGCCTCCCTCAAAAAGAAAAAGCCACCAAACCCATCCCCGCGTAA